CGGCAGCCGCCTTCGGTAAGGTTTACTGTCTTGCACCGTCATTCAGAGCTGAAAAATCCAAAACTCGTCGTCATCTGACAGAGTTCTGGCATCTTGAACCCGAGGTAGCGTTTCTTGATCTTGATGGTGATATGGAGCTTGCTGAAGACATGCTTCTGTTCGTCGTCAAGAGGATTCTGGAGAAGAGAAAAGATGATTTGAATCTTCTTGGCGAGAAGGTTGACGGATTCAATGAGCATATCAAGATACTTGAGAATCTATCCAAACCCTTTTTCAGAATATCCTATTCAGACGCTATTGAGCTCTTGAATAAAAAGGGAACTACGATGGTATGGGGAGAGAAGTTTGGAGCGGATGAAGAAGCTATAATATCTAAGGAATTCAATAAACCCGTATTTGTTCATCGATACCCAAAAAAATCAGCCCCTTTTTACATGAAGGAAGATCCAGACAACCCGCAGCTGGTTAAAAACTTCGACTTACTTGCCCCGGAAGGATACGGCGAGATAATAGGAGGCTCTCAAAGGGAAGATGACTTAAAGAAACTCGAGAATGCTATAAAATCCAACAATCTACCGCGCGAACCTCTTGAGTGGTATCTTGACTTGAGACGCTATGGTTCTTTTGAACATTCCGGTTTCGGAATAGGCATGGAACGTACCCTTGCCTGGATTACAGGAATTCATCATATAAGGGAAACTATACCCTATCCACGTCTAATGGATAGAATTTATCCTTGATCAAAACAAAAAAAGTGTACGAATACTTGAATGTATCCTTCAAAAACATCTAACTTTTAACTTAATGATTGATAAATTAATCGAGTTGACTATTAGCTAGGCTAACTTAAAAAGTTTTCAATTAACTTGACACCTTCTCCTGCAAACATATAATTTGTGTATTAATGAAATTGCATTCCAAGGAGATTTCTATGCACACAATTCGAGAGTTGAAAATTATTTGTGGAATTGACAAATCAGGAGCAAGGGAGGACTTGGATGAAATTACTATCTTTCCTGGTGAAATAATAGGTATTGTAGGACCAACCGGGTCTGGAAAAAGCACCTTGATTTCAGACATCGAGCTGCTCGCACAAGGTGATACGCATACAAGACGCAAAATCCTTATAAACGGCGAACCTCCAGAAAAGGATGTACGAACTGACCCCAGGAAGAAACGTATTGCTCAACTTTCCCAGAACATGCATTTCCTGGCCGATATGTCAGTAGGAGACTTCATAAGAATGCATGCAAAGAGCAGGAATCGTACCTTTGACACGGTTGAAAAGGTTATTGATATAGCAAATACGCTGACAGGCGAGCCTATTCATAAAGAACATCAACTGACAATCCTGAGCGGAGGACAATCGAGGGCTTTGATGGTCGCCGACATCGCGGTTGTATCAGATTCTCCAATAGTCCTGATTGACGAAATCGAAAATGCGGGAATAAAAAAGAAGGAAGCCTTAAGTTTGCTGACAGCCGAGGGAAAAATAGTCTTGGTTGTAACCCATGATCCGGTTCTTGCCTTAATGACCAAGCGACGTATTGTCATGCGCAACGGTGGCATAAGACATCTAATAGAGACCACACAGGGCGAGATATCAATATGGTCTGAACTCGTAAAACTTGATGATTATATCATGTCACTTCGCAACACAATAAGACAAGGCAAACTTGTCGAGGAACCGAGCCTCGTA
This genomic interval from bacterium contains the following:
- the asnS gene encoding asparagine--tRNA ligase, with translation MIWIEELKNHLGEEVALKGWVYNRRDSGKIRFVILRDGTGLLQCVFVASQLDEATFNQADILNQEATVEITGAVREEKRAPGGIELTVKSLKLLSDSIDYPITPKEHGIDFLLSHRHLWLRSRRQHALLRCRDTLIRAFHDFFEERGFILIDPPIITPTSCEGTTELFEVKYFDDAAYLSQSGQLYMEPAAAAFGKVYCLAPSFRAEKSKTRRHLTEFWHLEPEVAFLDLDGDMELAEDMLLFVVKRILEKRKDDLNLLGEKVDGFNEHIKILENLSKPFFRISYSDAIELLNKKGTTMVWGEKFGADEEAIISKEFNKPVFVHRYPKKSAPFYMKEDPDNPQLVKNFDLLAPEGYGEIIGGSQREDDLKKLENAIKSNNLPREPLEWYLDLRRYGSFEHSGFGIGMERTLAWITGIHHIRETIPYPRLMDRIYP
- a CDS encoding ABC transporter ATP-binding protein, whose product is MHTIRELKIICGIDKSGAREDLDEITIFPGEIIGIVGPTGSGKSTLISDIELLAQGDTHTRRKILINGEPPEKDVRTDPRKKRIAQLSQNMHFLADMSVGDFIRMHAKSRNRTFDTVEKVIDIANTLTGEPIHKEHQLTILSGGQSRALMVADIAVVSDSPIVLIDEIENAGIKKKEALSLLTAEGKIVLVVTHDPVLALMTKRRIVMRNGGIRHLIETTQGEISIWSELVKLDDYIMSLRNTIRQGKLVEEPSLV